The Hippocampus zosterae strain Florida chromosome 10, ASM2543408v3, whole genome shotgun sequence genome contains the following window.
TTCTCTCTCTGTTTATTTGTACCATGCATCCAGAAAACCTTCACAGCatttcactttttccacattttatgtgATAGCCAAAACAGATCCCTTTTTATCCTCAGAAGTCTGCAAGTAGCACCCCACGATGAATACAAATTAGAAGTTGGGGAAACAACCACATTCCGGATTTGCCGTAGCATATCAatccttttgtttttgaagaGGTCATTTGCTTTCAACACGCATCAGCcatccacacacgcacaaagaTGAATCGTGTCAACTTTGAGCTTTTAGATGATCTATAGGTTGAATGTTTATTTCAGTTCAGACAGAAACAAGCAATTGGTCTGTTTCTGATGAGTTTTTACCAATTTCACACATTAAATATGGTTGCACTGAACAAGTGTAATTTAGCTTAATGTGACAAGTTTATATTATAAAACGTGAACATTTAGGAAAGGGTGATCTGACAGCGTTCATCCACTTCGTCAACTTTACGATGCAAGACCAAGGTGAGttgacaattattttttgctgGCTCAAAACCCAAAAATTCATACGGGTAAAGGGAGGACtctaacatgtatttttttgttccttcaGTTACTGGAGTCATGTAGAATACAGCTTCATGTTTCGTTGCTTCGATCTTCTCTGGAATATCCtgtggttggaaaaaaaataaagtgggtTCCAACTGAACCCATGGAAAATTGTAGAAAGTAGAAATTGTGGAGCTTTACAAATTAGTATGACTCACCATCTCCTTTGGCTGAATTTTTCGCTTGTCATTACAGCAAACCACCATCTTGCGATCATTTTTAATAGCATACAGTATGACAGCAGAGCCCTTCCTGACCTTATGGCCAGATTCATCGTAAAACTGAAAGTTGAATTTGCAATCTGGAGACAAAAAGATCATTGTTTTCGAAATCGCTTTTTGACATGACAGCATCTTTAACCAATACGTGTGGTTGAAATCTGAGATTTGGTGTCTTGTTTTCTTggagagtttttttgttttgctcttaaGGCTGAAATATTGTATATCTTGGTTTTCGACTCAGTCTCCAGTGTACAGAGTGCTTGAACTGCAAGAAAGGCAATCAGAATCCTTGGCTCTGAAAAGCTTCAGCAGTTTGAAGGGGgctggatgtttgttttttgtggatgACTCACTGCACCTCTTCAACTGAGTAATAAAAGCCAAAATGACTCTCTTGCAGataatttacactcacatttgGGATCATTTTTATACTTCAGTGACTTTCTATGTTACAAAAAAAGGATACGACCTTGTACAAAAGTGTATTGCTGCCAcacacaaccacaaaaaaataacacgtaATAAACGTAGCATGATAAATATCACATTTTACTTGGAAAACTTTCACTTTCTAACATGTTACGTTTCACGTAATAACGTGACAAGTTTCATGTTTTTAAGTGATAAATTTgagtttcattttcaattttttttagcgGCTGTAGGCGTTCGTCATGTTGCATTACTGCCATCTGTGGTTTCCTTTGCACTCTTTTTTGAATTTTAATGTTGTCCAATTCATGACGCAAGTTAAATCTTATTTCACGGTATATTGTGTTAAGAGATCTACTTCGCTTGCTGCTCTTTACGTTTTTTCTCAATGTTTTCCAGTTCAGGTCACTGCTGGAAGAGCTTGATGTGCATCTTCattttaaatcctttttttttttttaacgtttggccttaaaatgttttttttaaataataaaaatattatcGAAGACCAATGTAGTCACAGAGTAGCGACTTTGATTTATAAGACACAAAAAGGACTTTGCCAGTGAGCTGAACCAGAGAGaattgctttgttgtttttaatactaCAAACGTCTTGAACAAACTCGTATGCAGCAACACACTTGTGTTCTCATCATGATATTGTagggaagaaaatgtttgaggGATTACTAGCGCTTACACTCTGACAATGACTTTACATTTAACccgttcagggacagcggttactccagtggacaatttttcatgttatcaggttgtaGGGGGCATAAAGGTTTCATGATGTCGGCACTTTGAAAGCTGGAACACATTATTTAAATTTCCATTTTTTCATTTGGAAtacttgaaatgtgttttagaagTAGAACAAATCAAATTAAGTCACAGAATGAATTGCAGCCCCGTTTGAAGGTTCCACTGTTAAagccatttcaaaacaagaacTTGAAAACTGAAAATCTAAACATCAGAAAGCCACCaatgcaacaaaaaatgtgacttcTTACCAGGCAAGCATATCTGTTGGATAGTCAAGTTTTGGACTTCAAATTGGCTGTTATCCCCCAAAATCAGATatttgttgtctttattatgaaTCAAACCACTGTAGCACTGTGGAGTCTTCCTGAAAGAGTCCCCCCTCACAGGTCCATctgaaaatggggggaaaaaaaaacacttgaatactggatacacacacacacataccggtactttatacatgtatacacacacacacgcacacacacacacacacatacattagagctgtcaaacgattaaaatatttaatcgaattaaaaacacaactgtcAATTAACTCAAAATAACTCATAATcttgattactcacgcattttttttatcgtttctgaatttccttttatttttttgtcctattttttcttgtttcaattctctcatcaacatggaattttggatcagttttctatgtgcaaaatgcaaatacaagaatggtttgcccctgcagcacggggggaagtacgtgtgcttgtttgtacggccggcagtttcgaatacagcggcacataatgaacactggtgtccggtgtgtcgttattcttcaacaaacatacagaaacagtctgctgtgttgaaagcaaacttgagaaaaactaagtatgcaaccatggtttaaatccactataggctgagtactaatgtaccttagatgtgcactttataatgttgtattgctctttgttttgattccattaaaaaaagctgttaaagcagctgttgtgtgacaaaatatttttttcaccgttattgatggacagtaatattgtgtgagagattgtgtgaataactgcaccaaatgaaaaatgttcatgtaaaattgaaaatctaaattgttatttcagtaaatatttgcatttggcacatagaaaactgattcatgattccatgttgatgagagaattaaaatggtgaaaaaataggacaaaaaatgtaaaaggaaattcagaaacgataaaaaatgtgtgagtaatcacgattaattttttagttcatttgagttaattgtgacagttgcatttttaattaaatattttaatcgtttgacagctagctctaatatatatatatatatatatatatatatacacacacagtacgtacatatatgtatatagtatatttatttaaatatactgtatatttacatacacacaaatttTGTATTGAAGGAAATATTTAAACAATACTCATCCATGTATTGTACTATCAATATCAATTTATTTACCTATGTCGTCCACGTCAATGAGGGCTGTAAGACAGATGAAAACGAGAATTCAGACTTCCCATTTcaaagatggacaaaaacattccaaaaacaacactAATCGACCGAcagctaatgttttttttcatatttacagTTGCAATCAGGAATTTAACCAACCTTGGAAATTGAAGCCGTCATCATAGACATCAAGAAACTCAACAGGGAACATGTCATTGGTACACATCAAGTTGacctattgtgaaaaaaaaaattcattgttATATTATTATGAGCTCTCCATTTTCTATGGTGCTTGTAATCACATTAGCATAATTTCCACATATCTGCACAAAAAATACCTGCTCACATTTTAGACCACCACATACCCAATTATTATTCtttctatataaaaaaaattgtccctctCCCACCCATCACATTCTCATTCCATGCATGGTTGAGAATCCATCGACGTATTGATctattaatttaaatgattcaTATTACTCGCTCATGCGAATTAGTGGAACCTTTTCAACTCCTCGGAATATAAAATCAAGCTGACAAACCTGCCAGCGTACAGTACAGAAAAAGGTGAAGGCAGGATCGCCCGTGTATGCTTATGATGGGCATAATCACATGCTAGCGAGACCGTGACCACTTTGTCTAAGCATCACTGCAACTAACAGGGATTTTAATGTTTTGCACACTTGCCACGGTGTTGTGTTATGTCATATTAACAATGGGCAACTTAGTAATGTGACATTTAATTAAGACACACATTCAACAAACACACTTAAACGATAATGATAAACAACCTTATGACTCAGGATGCGTATCTTTCCATTGATCAGTTCTGTTCAGATTCTCTGTACATGGGAATCAATACCGGTATTCAACAGTATCAATTTCaggtacatttctttttttgggtggtaataaatgttaatttatttaacaatccaaatttaaaaaaaaaacaatcaaaaggtttttttcccccaatatataaagtttgccaaaaaaaacatcaaaataaagtTCCAACTTTACAATGAATTAAGTATAAAGGAGACAAACGAATCAATGTTCCGAAATATACTGGCGACAAACTTTTGCTCTTTTACCTATGACAAATTATAAACATGGTCACCACGGTGTGAATTGCTGTAAAACACATtctgtatgtactgtaaatatGGTAATGCCGCACATCTCCCAGCTTGATTCAATTTGGTAGGGGGAAGACGGACCTCTCGGTGTCAGGCAGATGCAGGGGACTTTTACtactctgacttttttttctctataaaCTGCAATCCTCACAACCGAGGTCTTTCCCAAAAAAGCGTTCACATAGACGGAGCGCTTGTTTGTACCCTCACATGCCAACAAAAAGGTTTACCCGTTTCGACCATTTATGTACGTTTTCTAACTATAAACAGTACTGACCTGTAGCTAGGGTTGTAATTGTGAATTCTACAGGATACATTACAAAAATGTGTACCTTGGAGAACAAAAATGGGCTTCTACAGTACCTTTATTTCTGAGAGTGTCCGGTATAAACGAGAAAGCAATGCTTGTTCCTAAAAACACCAAGTGCGAGTAGAAAGCATTTATCTCCCCAGAAGAGCATGCATTTATTTCCGGCCACAGGACGTACAGTGTCAGACGCTTTTGTTTTCACAGTACTCAAAAAAATGTGGTCACACCCGGCCTGAACAGCTCTGACGTTGCCAATACAGTATCTTGAGTTTGCACTCACTAGTAATAGGATTCCTCTGATGCATATGAATAGCTTGTCGAATACAACCCCTTGCCTGAACGTCATGTTAAATTTGTAAGACACATTGGTGTGTAGCTTTTTTCATTCACTTATTTTGGGCGTGGCGAGGTTAAAGGTTCAGCGTGAGCTGAACTTGGCCAACCATTTTTTGAGTAATACTTACCGTTAGGTATTCAGGTTTCATGAGCTTTTTTAATGCAACCCACCCAGGATCAGAGTTAGACCCATAGCAGTGCGCTGAACAACGAAAAGGCTTTCTTTCAACAATAGCCGGCATTTACAGAATGCAGAGTCGCCGGTCAGCCATTGTAATGCATTGTTGACTGTCCCGTAAACTGCCATTTTTATCGAGTTAGTTAGCGAAATGCCTCGGCGTTGTATGGCGatgcactgttcacattcaggcaaatttgtttgagtggccaaaagaaaagaatagggcACCTCAATGGACCAGAAAACATGGACCGACACATCATCGAAATGCAAACAATAACGCGAGGCGAATAACCGCAGCCTATAAAGTTTACTGTCCTTACAATCCCGATAGGTCTCGTCTGCACTCCATGTCATTCTGGCACAAAATTTTCTGCAGCCGGAGCATATGGCTCGTACACGGATCGTCCAACATACATCTTGCCAAcaacctcctcttcttccaaTTCTTCAAACACACGGATCTCCTCAGATAAGTTTGAACCGTCGCTTTCCAAATCAATTTCTGACTGGCTTCGTACACTTTCCGTAGTGAGCCCTATACTCTAAGTGATGTCAC
Protein-coding sequences here:
- the LOC127609264 gene encoding uncharacterized protein LOC127609264 isoform X1, which produces MQNTHQVNLMCTNDMFPVEFLDVYDDGFNFQALIDVDDIDGPVRGDSFRKTPQCYSGLIHNKDNKYLILGDNSQFEVQNLTIQQICLPDCKFNFQFYDESGHKVRKGSAVILYAIKNDRKMVVCCNDKRKIQPKEMDIPEKIEATKHEAVFYMTPVTEGTKKYMLESSLYPYEFLGFEPAKNNCQLTLVLHRKVDEVDERCQITLS
- the LOC127609264 gene encoding uncharacterized protein LOC127609264 isoform X3, which codes for MCTNDMFPVEFLDVYDDGFNFQALIDVDDIDGPVRGDSFRKTPQCYSGLIHNKDNKYLILGDNSQFEVQNLTIQQICLPDCKFNFQFYDESGHKVRKGSAVILYAIKNDRKMVVCCNDKRKIQPKEMDIPEKIEATKHEAVFYMTPVTEGTKKYMLESSLYPYEFLGFEPAKNNCQLTLVLHRKVDEVDERCQITLS
- the LOC127609264 gene encoding uncharacterized protein LOC127609264 isoform X2; protein product: MSVNLMCTNDMFPVEFLDVYDDGFNFQALIDVDDIDGPVRGDSFRKTPQCYSGLIHNKDNKYLILGDNSQFEVQNLTIQQICLPDCKFNFQFYDESGHKVRKGSAVILYAIKNDRKMVVCCNDKRKIQPKEMDIPEKIEATKHEAVFYMTPVTEGTKKYMLESSLYPYEFLGFEPAKNNCQLTLVLHRKVDEVDERCQITLS